A portion of the Rhodopseudomonas sp. BAL398 genome contains these proteins:
- a CDS encoding DUF2336 domain-containing protein, with protein MSSRPNNSAKDLLDDLQTTLAHGTVARRVETLRRVTDLFVDGVAHYSEDQVAVFDDVFDALVAQIETQAKALLARRLAPIAKAPPRIIRQLAFEDKIEVAAPVLSQSEQLDDHTLIANARSKSQSHMLAISIRHQLSGAVTDVLVELGNEEVVHSTLNNPGAEFSDNGYSALVARAETNDEIALDLGLRPSIPRAQFLKLIAVASASVRSRLEAANPTAAADVTRAVRQATRLARSAPGAISRETTIAHGLVRSLYEDGRLDENMIANFIENRKFDETNAAIACLTHVTVDSAETMMVESRDEGVLILAKIAGLSWSVVRALIEMRDEIAGQQSPDLDECRDIYERLRTSTAQQVLRFHRMQQSAAATAPAA; from the coding sequence ATTCCGCAAAGGATCTGCTCGACGATTTGCAGACCACGTTGGCGCACGGCACCGTGGCGCGCCGGGTCGAAACCCTGCGCCGCGTCACCGACCTGTTCGTCGACGGCGTCGCCCATTATTCCGAAGACCAGGTCGCGGTGTTCGACGACGTCTTCGACGCCCTGGTCGCGCAGATCGAAACTCAGGCCAAGGCCCTGCTCGCGCGACGTCTCGCGCCGATCGCCAAGGCGCCGCCGCGGATCATCCGTCAGCTGGCGTTCGAGGACAAAATCGAAGTCGCCGCTCCCGTTCTGTCGCAATCCGAGCAACTCGACGATCACACGTTGATCGCCAATGCGCGCAGCAAGAGCCAGAGCCACATGCTGGCGATTTCGATCCGGCACCAGCTGAGCGGCGCCGTGACCGACGTGCTGGTCGAACTCGGCAACGAGGAAGTCGTCCACAGCACCCTCAACAATCCCGGTGCGGAGTTCTCCGACAACGGCTATTCCGCGCTGGTCGCACGCGCCGAAACCAATGACGAGATCGCGCTCGATCTCGGGCTGCGGCCGTCGATCCCCCGCGCGCAATTCCTGAAACTGATCGCGGTGGCCTCGGCATCGGTGCGCTCGCGGCTGGAAGCCGCCAATCCCACCGCGGCCGCCGACGTGACCAGGGCGGTCCGGCAGGCCACCCGGCTGGCACGCTCGGCTCCCGGCGCGATCAGCCGCGAGACCACCATCGCCCACGGTCTGGTGCGTTCGCTGTATGAAGACGGCAGGCTCGACGAGAACATGATCGCGAATTTCATCGAGAACCGGAAGTTCGACGAGACCAACGCGGCGATCGCCTGCCTCACCCATGTCACGGTGGATTCCGCCGAAACCATGATGGTGGAATCCCGTGACGAAGGCGTGCTGATCCTGGCCAAGATCGCGGGCCTGTCATGGTCGGTGGTCAGGGCGCTGATCGAGATGCGCGACGAAATCGCGGGACAGCAATCGCCCGACCTCGACGAGTGCCGCGACATCTATGAGCGGCTGCGGACCTCGACCGCGCAGCAGGTGCTGCGCTTTCACCGGATGCAGCAGAGCGCCGCGGCGACGGCGCCGGCGGCGTGA
- a CDS encoding TonB-dependent receptor family protein: MLSISLRLRGVLLASAAILVPASGSAQTRQQELPVMTVVAPQSRPSTARPARGARVARPTAAPVASSANEAARGPALTVLTVQQAIREIRQTPGGVALVPAEAYKNSTVANTIKDVLDYVPGVFAQPKWGDDTRLSIRGSSLSRNFHLRGVQLYMDGIPINTADGYGDFQEIDATAYKYVAVYKGGNALQFGANSLGGAINFVTPSGRDPFVNGVSVDAGAFGFRRLQASAGGSNGAWDGFATASTQAAEGFRDHSDGHATRFSGNVGYQISPDIETRFYLNANNVRQRIPGSVTKDAALSSPQTAAAGNIALDQQRNIDTVRLANKTTIRFENTTVDFGVFGLDRHLMHPIFQWLDYHYEDYGGFAKLTDDRYLGGFRNVLIAGVNVVNGRIDNKQYVNVAGSKGALASSSIDRSKNTSLYLEDSFYVLPSVAAVAGAQFLHAGRDRRDRFLADGDQSGSTSFDLWSPKAGLLWDIDPSWQAFGNISRSAEAPSFGESSSGQGIPTIPFTSIRPQRATTYEIGTRGKRPDLTWELTGYRAEIKDELLCLYSAFGNCNVTNADRTVHQGIEAALGATIFKGLFEHGPAPDKIWLNLAYTLNDFRFDNDARFGDNLLPGAPRHYLRAELLYKHPNGFYIGPNLEWVPQSYFVDSANTLKTEPYALIGLKAGVDNGGTYSGYIEARNIANKAYIASASIIDRANAGSALFEPGSGRAIYAGIKARW; this comes from the coding sequence ATGCTGTCCATTTCACTCCGGCTGCGCGGCGTCCTGCTCGCCTCCGCCGCCATCCTCGTGCCGGCTTCCGGATCGGCACAGACCCGGCAGCAAGAACTGCCCGTCATGACGGTGGTCGCGCCGCAGAGCCGGCCGTCTACCGCGCGGCCCGCGCGTGGCGCGCGGGTAGCCCGTCCTACCGCTGCGCCGGTGGCGTCATCGGCGAATGAGGCGGCGCGGGGGCCGGCGCTCACCGTGCTTACCGTGCAGCAGGCGATCCGCGAGATCCGGCAGACGCCGGGCGGCGTCGCGCTGGTGCCCGCCGAGGCCTATAAAAACTCAACCGTCGCCAACACCATCAAGGACGTGCTCGACTACGTGCCGGGCGTGTTCGCGCAGCCGAAATGGGGCGATGACACAAGATTGTCGATCCGCGGCTCCAGCCTATCGCGCAATTTCCATCTGCGCGGCGTGCAGCTCTATATGGACGGCATCCCGATCAACACCGCCGACGGCTATGGCGACTTCCAGGAGATCGATGCCACCGCGTATAAATATGTCGCGGTCTACAAGGGCGGCAACGCCTTGCAGTTCGGCGCCAATTCGCTGGGCGGTGCGATCAATTTCGTCACCCCGAGCGGGCGCGATCCATTCGTCAACGGCGTCAGCGTCGACGCTGGCGCGTTCGGATTTCGCCGCCTGCAGGCCAGCGCCGGCGGCAGCAACGGCGCCTGGGACGGCTTCGCCACCGCCTCGACCCAGGCCGCCGAAGGCTTTCGCGATCACAGCGACGGCCATGCCACGCGCTTCAGCGGCAATGTCGGCTACCAGATCTCGCCCGACATCGAGACGCGCTTCTATCTCAACGCCAACAATGTACGGCAGCGCATTCCTGGCTCCGTCACCAAGGACGCGGCGCTGAGCTCGCCGCAGACGGCCGCGGCCGGCAATATCGCGCTCGATCAGCAGCGCAACATCGACACCGTGCGGCTGGCCAACAAGACCACCATCCGCTTCGAAAACACCACGGTCGATTTCGGCGTGTTCGGCCTCGACCGCCATCTGATGCATCCGATCTTCCAATGGCTCGACTATCACTACGAGGATTATGGCGGCTTCGCCAAGCTGACGGACGATCGCTACCTCGGCGGCTTCCGCAACGTGCTGATCGCCGGCGTGAACGTCGTCAACGGCCGGATCGACAACAAGCAATATGTCAATGTCGCCGGCAGCAAGGGCGCGCTGGCGTCGTCGTCGATCGACCGCTCGAAGAATACCTCGCTCTATCTGGAGGATTCGTTCTACGTCCTGCCGAGCGTGGCGGCGGTGGCCGGCGCCCAGTTTCTGCATGCCGGCCGCGACCGGCGCGACCGTTTCCTCGCCGACGGCGATCAATCGGGATCGACCTCGTTCGATCTGTGGAGCCCGAAAGCCGGCTTGCTGTGGGATATCGATCCAAGCTGGCAGGCGTTCGGCAATATCTCGCGTAGCGCCGAGGCGCCGAGCTTCGGCGAAAGCTCGTCGGGGCAGGGGATCCCGACGATTCCCTTCACCAGTATCCGGCCGCAGCGTGCCACGACCTATGAGATCGGCACCCGCGGCAAGCGGCCCGACCTGACCTGGGAGCTGACCGGCTACCGTGCCGAGATCAAGGACGAGCTGCTCTGTCTCTACAGCGCGTTCGGCAATTGCAACGTCACCAATGCCGACCGCACCGTGCATCAGGGCATCGAGGCGGCGCTGGGCGCGACGATCTTCAAAGGCCTGTTCGAGCACGGCCCGGCGCCGGACAAGATCTGGCTCAACCTGGCCTACACGCTGAACGATTTCCGCTTCGACAACGACGCCCGTTTTGGCGACAATCTGCTGCCCGGCGCGCCGCGGCACTATCTGCGCGCCGAGCTACTCTACAAACACCCGAACGGCTTCTATATCGGCCCGAACCTCGAATGGGTGCCGCAGTCCTATTTCGTCGACAGCGCCAACACCCTGAAGACCGAACCCTACGCGCTGATCGGATTGAAGGCCGGGGTCGACAATGGCGGCACCTATTCGGGCTATATCGAGGCCCGCAACATCGCCAACAAGGCCTATATCGCCTCCGCCAGCATCATCGACCGGGCCAATGCCGGATCGGCGCTGTTCGAGCCGGGCAGCGGTCGGGCGATCTATGCCGGCATCAAGGCGCGATGGTAG
- a CDS encoding TonB-dependent receptor family protein: protein MSSASLRLRSLVLASAASLVSVVAQAQTGSPEPLPTIVVQAPQSSRAVARRPAPAASAIRPAAAPVASSANERAASLTVLTARQALREIQQTPGGVALVPATEFKNSPASTIKDALGWVPGMLIQTRWGPDGRVSIRGSGLTRNYGNRGINVFMDGMPLNTADGLFDLFEVDPTAYRYVEVYKGANALRFGANSLGGAINFVMPTGRDASAFDSRIDAGSFGYVKTQASTGGVAGPADWFVTASAQREDGYRDHSKTDSERLNANIGYRFSPDAETRFYLNAGRWRAEIPGEVTKDAALNSPRAANPEFVRQDQQRNIDSLRLANKTTLRFDNTTVDFGLFGLDRHVMHPIFQWLDFKALDYGAFVRAADDRLIGGHRNRLVTGVNLHNGTIDIDQYVNLDGAVKGPLASSYIWKSENLSAYGENSFYFLPSVAAVVGGQFLHAVRNQQDRFLTDGDQSGSRSYDIFSPKLGLLWDVDPTWQVFANVSRSAEVPTFDVTTFATPASTNINAQTATTYEIGTRGRRRDVALYYASLHNELQCLTTGPYSPCSVVNADRTVHQGVEAGFGVAFLKSVFAQEDRVWFNASYTYSDFRFDNDPAWGNNRLPGAPPHLLRAEVMYKNPNGFYAGPNVEWMPQAFFSDNANTLTVDPYALLNFKIGYDRGIGWSGYVEARNLLDTRYISTTITVGRATPTMELFNPGTGRAIYGGLRYRL from the coding sequence ATGTCGTCCGCATCCTTGCGGCTGCGCAGCCTCGTGCTGGCGTCAGCCGCGAGCCTGGTGTCCGTTGTGGCCCAGGCTCAAACGGGTTCGCCCGAACCGCTGCCCACCATCGTCGTGCAGGCTCCGCAGTCCAGTCGCGCCGTGGCCCGTCGCCCGGCGCCGGCGGCGAGCGCAATTCGTCCTGCCGCTGCACCGGTGGCGTCATCGGCGAATGAGCGCGCGGCGTCACTGACCGTGCTCACCGCGCGGCAGGCGCTGCGCGAGATCCAGCAGACACCGGGCGGCGTTGCGCTCGTGCCCGCCACCGAATTCAAGAACAGCCCGGCCAGCACCATCAAGGACGCGCTGGGCTGGGTGCCGGGCATGCTGATCCAGACCAGATGGGGACCGGACGGCCGCGTCTCGATCCGCGGCTCCGGGCTGACGCGCAACTACGGCAACCGCGGCATCAATGTCTTCATGGACGGTATGCCGCTCAACACCGCGGACGGGTTGTTCGATCTGTTCGAGGTCGATCCGACCGCGTACCGCTACGTCGAGGTCTACAAGGGCGCCAACGCGCTGCGCTTCGGCGCCAATTCGCTCGGCGGCGCCATCAACTTCGTGATGCCGACCGGCCGCGACGCCTCGGCGTTCGACAGCCGGATCGACGCCGGCAGCTTCGGCTACGTCAAGACCCAGGCCAGCACCGGCGGCGTGGCCGGCCCGGCGGACTGGTTCGTCACCGCCTCGGCGCAGCGCGAGGACGGCTATCGCGACCACAGCAAGACCGATTCGGAGCGGCTGAACGCCAATATCGGCTATCGCTTCTCGCCCGATGCCGAAACCCGGTTCTACCTCAACGCCGGCCGCTGGCGCGCCGAGATTCCCGGCGAGGTGACCAAGGACGCGGCGCTGAATTCGCCGCGTGCCGCGAACCCGGAATTCGTGCGGCAGGACCAGCAGCGCAACATCGACTCGCTGCGTCTGGCCAACAAGACCACGCTGCGCTTCGACAACACCACGGTCGATTTCGGCCTGTTCGGCCTCGACCGCCACGTCATGCATCCGATCTTCCAGTGGCTCGATTTCAAGGCGCTGGACTATGGCGCCTTTGTCCGGGCGGCCGATGACCGCCTGATCGGCGGCCACCGCAACAGGCTGGTCACCGGCGTCAATCTGCACAACGGCACCATCGACATCGACCAATATGTCAATCTCGACGGCGCCGTGAAGGGGCCGCTCGCCTCGTCCTACATCTGGAAGTCGGAGAACCTGTCGGCCTACGGGGAAAACTCGTTCTATTTTCTGCCGAGCGTGGCCGCCGTCGTCGGCGGCCAGTTCCTCCACGCCGTTCGCAACCAGCAGGATCGCTTTCTCACCGACGGCGACCAGTCGGGCAGCCGCAGCTACGACATCTTCAGCCCAAAGCTGGGCCTGCTGTGGGACGTCGATCCGACATGGCAGGTGTTCGCCAATGTGTCGCGCAGCGCCGAGGTCCCGACCTTCGACGTCACCACCTTTGCGACGCCGGCGAGCACCAACATCAACGCCCAGACCGCGACGACCTATGAGATCGGCACCCGCGGCCGCCGGAGGGACGTCGCGCTTTACTACGCCAGCTTGCACAACGAGCTGCAATGCCTGACCACCGGGCCATACTCTCCCTGTTCGGTGGTGAATGCCGACCGCACCGTGCATCAGGGCGTCGAGGCGGGATTCGGCGTCGCGTTCCTCAAATCAGTGTTCGCTCAAGAGGATCGCGTCTGGTTCAACGCCAGCTACACCTATAGCGACTTCCGCTTCGACAACGATCCGGCATGGGGCAACAACCGACTGCCGGGCGCGCCGCCGCACCTCCTCCGCGCCGAGGTGATGTACAAGAATCCGAACGGCTTCTATGCCGGCCCGAATGTCGAGTGGATGCCGCAGGCGTTCTTCTCCGACAACGCCAACACCCTGACGGTCGACCCCTACGCGCTGTTGAACTTCAAGATCGGCTACGACCGCGGCATCGGCTGGTCCGGCTATGTCGAGGCGCGCAACCTGCTCGACACCCGCTACATCTCGACCACCATCACCGTCGGACGGGCCACGCCGACGATGGAGCTGTTCAATCCCGGCACCGGCCGCGCCATCTATGGCGGCCTGCGCTACCGGTTGTGA
- a CDS encoding DUF2946 family protein, translating into MIGSAAAFAAAYALVLNVILSSALLATLSPTALAASHELCFNSANAAALPGDAQKSGKPAAVRCPLCVSNHVAVALPPTIALAFDRVAVAIAPVAAFAAPFVANERPRSHRARGPPRLI; encoded by the coding sequence ATGATCGGGTCGGCTGCGGCTTTTGCCGCCGCCTATGCGCTTGTTCTCAACGTGATCCTGTCCAGCGCGTTGCTGGCCACGCTGTCGCCGACCGCGCTCGCCGCCAGTCATGAGCTTTGCTTCAACAGCGCCAATGCGGCGGCGTTGCCCGGCGACGCGCAGAAGTCCGGCAAGCCGGCCGCCGTTCGATGCCCGCTCTGCGTCAGCAATCACGTCGCTGTGGCGTTGCCGCCGACGATCGCGCTGGCGTTCGATCGCGTCGCGGTGGCCATTGCGCCTGTTGCCGCCTTCGCGGCGCCGTTCGTTGCCAATGAACGCCCCCGCAGCCATCGTGCCCGCGGCCCTCCGCGACTGATCTGA